One region of Oryza sativa Japonica Group chromosome 10, ASM3414082v1 genomic DNA includes:
- the LOC4347953 gene encoding proline-rich receptor-like protein kinase PERK4 yields the protein MAASPESSPSSANSTTPSAPSPSSSLSKSPSPPSPSSPPPPASTNAPPKSAGGVSSSTQAQPSSESSSESTTTPSAPAERKSGGSSRGESGRYRGDVTAGVFVGLFVVAMVAVLAGVVAIVVCCCIKITKKKKRPPPPNMPFFTDEKGNVYYATGGLPPMWQQHGSSNYSIPPPPPPGWHMSSSAGGFSGEMGMGYSSGPYGPALPPPSPNVALGFSKSSFSYEELAAATSGFSAANLLGQGGFGYVYKGVLAGNGKEVAVKQLKSGSGQGEREFQAEVDIISRVHHRHLVSLVGYCIAANQRMLVYEFVPNGTLEHHLYRGGNGDRVLDWSARHRIALGSAKGLAYLHEDCHPRIIHRDIKAANILLDANYEAMVADFGLAKLTTDTNTHVSTRVMGTFGYLAPEYASTGKLTEKSDVFSFGVMLLELLTGRRPVDTSNYMEDSLVDWARPVLARLLVAGGEEGGLIRELVDSRLGGEYSAVEVERMAACAAASIRHSARQRPKMSQIVRALEGDASLSLDHHHDDDFSASSEISRHRQVAFDSGDYTDDYSTTSTSTHSSRLPPKR from the coding sequence ATGGCAGCCTCGCCGGAGTCGTCTCCGTCGTCGGCCAACTCCACCACCCCGtcagcaccgtcgccgtcttcGTCGTTGTCAAAATCACCCTCACCTCCCTCCccatcatcgccgccgccaccagcatcGACGAACGCGCCACCAAAATCAGCTGGCGGCGTTTCATCTTCCACGCAAGCGCAACCATCGTCGGAATCATCGTCGGAGTCTACGACTACGCCTTCGGCGCCAGCGGAGAGGAAGAGCGGCGGGTCCTCTCGAGGAGAGTCCGGGCGGTATCGCGGTGATGTGACCGCCGGCGTGTTTGTGGGGTTATTTGTGGTGGCGATGGTTGCGGTGTTGGCGGGTGTGGTGGCCATCGTGGTGTGCTGCTGTATAAAGAtaacgaagaagaagaagcggccgccgccgccgaacatGCCCTTCTTCACCGACGAGAAGGGCAACGTGTACTACGCCACAGGCGGCCTGCCTCCCATGTGGCAGCAGCACGGCAGCAGCAACTACAGCatcccacctccgccgccgcccggctggCACATGTCATCGTCGGCGGGGGGTTTCAGCGGCGAGATGGGGATGGGGTACTCGTCGGGACCGTACGGtccggcgctgccgccgccgtcgccgaacgTGGCGCTGGGTTTCTCCAAGAGCTCCTTCTCGTACgaggagctggcggcggcgacgtcggggTTCTCGGCGGCGAACCTGCTGGGGCAGGGAGGGTTCGGGTACGTGTACAAGGGGGTGCTCGCCGGGAACGGGAAGGAGGTGGCGGTGAAGCAGCTCAAGTCCGGGAGCGGGCAGGGGGAGCGGGAGTTCCAGGCGGAGGTGGACATCATCAGCCGcgtccaccaccgccacctcgtGTCTCTGGTGGGATACTGCATCGCCGCCAACCAGCGCATGCTCGTCTACGAGTTCGTCCCCAACGGCACCCTCGAGCACCACCTCTATAGAGGCGGCAATGGCGATCGAGTTCTAGACTGGTCGGCGCGGCACAGGATCGCGCTGGGGTCGGCCAAGGGTCTCGCCTACCTCCACGAAGACTGCCACCCGCGGATCATCCACCGCGACATCAAGGCGGCCAACATCCTCCTGGACGCCAACTACGAGGCCATGGTCGCCGACTTCGGCCTCGCCAAGCTCACCACCGACACCAACACCCACGTCTCCACCCGCGTCATGGGCACCTTCGGCTACCTGGCCCCCGAGTACGCCTCCACCGGCAAGCTCACCGAGAAGTCCGACGTCTTCTCCTTCGGCGTCATGCTGCTGGAGCTCCTCACCGGGCGGCGGCCCGTCGACACCTCCAACTACATGGAGGACAGCCTCGTGGACTGGGCGAGGCCGGTGCTGGCGCGCTtgctggtcgccggcggcgaggaaggaggaTTAATCCGGGAGCTGGTGGACTCGCGGCTGGGCGGGGAGTActcggcggtggaggtggagaggatggcggcgtgcgcggcggcgagcatCCGGCActcggcgcggcagcggccCAAGATGAGCCAGATCGTGAGGGCGCTGGAGGGGGACGCCTCGCTCTCGCTGGaccaccaccacgacgacgactTCTCCGCCTCATCGGAGATCTCGCGGCATCGGCAGGTGGCCTTCGACAGCGGCGACTACACCGACGACtactccaccacctccacctccacccacTCCTCCCGCCTCCCACCCAAGCGCTAA
- the LOC4347954 gene encoding DNA (cytosine-5)-methyltransferase CMT3: MAPSSPSSAAAPTRTSTRKRAASASASAKATDEPSTKRTRRPKAETKPRKKKDEVKEEEKPPMEDDACGEEPDAEEMALGEEAEAEEAEAEQKQLDAPAPGVARKRVAQPSRVRHGSDGDHDPEFVGDPFPAKEARDKWPQRYQRNAATRRPDEEEDIKARCHYSSAKVDGTLYCLHDDVYVKAEEDKADYIGRITEFFEGTDHCHYFTCRWFFRAEDTVISSIMMENADDEKHDLKRVFLSEEKNDNVLDCIISKVKIVYIDPNMESEAKARRLADCDLYYDMSYTVAYSTFANIPLENGASGSDTASDISSDDVDSSKGKVVSDSEASSVGKATLLDLYSGCGGMSTGLCLGAALAGLNLETRWAVDFNSFACESLKYNHPRTEVRNEKADEFLALLKGWHSLCDEYVKKDIDFSSAGASENEEDDDEPLEKDEFVVEKLAGICYGGSGREDGLYFKVQWKGYGREEDTWEPIENLRDCPLKIKEFVQEGYRRKILPLPGDVDVICGGPPCQGISGFNRFRNRKEPLKDEKNKQMVTFMDIVAYLKPKYVLMENVVDILKFADGYLGRYALSRLVAMKYQARLGMMVAGCYGLPQFRMRVFLWGALPTMVLPKYPLPTHNVVVRGGAPNAFSQSIVAYDETQKPTLKNALLLGDAISDLPEVNNHQPNEVMEYGSSPKTEFQRYIRLSRKEMLDSSFEGKDGPDLGKLLDHQPLKLNKDDHERVQQIPVKKGANFRDLKGVRVGANNIVEWDPDVPRVYLSSGKPLVPDYAMSFIKGRSLKPFGRLWWDETVPTVVTRAEPHNQIILHPNQARVLTVRENARLQGFPDYYKMFGPIKEKYIQVGNAVAVPVARALGYSLGLAYQRESEGSSPLFVLPDSFTEVGRQAAPARASSVGIPVGEVVEQ; encoded by the exons ATGGCGCCCAGCtccccgtcctccgccgccgcgcccacgcgtACCTCCACGCGTaagcgcgccgcctccgcctccgcctccgccaagGCCACCGACGAGCCCTCCACCAAGCGCACCCGCAGGCCCAAGGCGGAGACCAAGCCCAGGAAGAAGAAGGACGAGgtaaaggaggaggagaagccgcCCATGGAGGACGACGCCTGCGGGGAGGAGCCGGATGCGGAGGAGATGGCCTTGGGGGAGGAAGCCGAggccgaggaggcggaggcggagcagaAGCAGCTGGACGCCCCCGCCCCCGGTGTGGCGAGGAAGCGGGTGGCGCAGCCCAGCAGGGTCCGAcacggcagcgacggcgaccacgacccggagttcgtcggcgaccccTTCCCCGCCAAGGAGGCGCGCGACAAGTGGCCGCAGCGCTACCAGCGCAACGCCGCCACCAGGAG GcccgatgaggaggaggacatCAAGGCGCGCTGCCACTACAGCTCCGCCAAGGTCGATGGCACGCTCTACTGCCTCCACGACGACGTCTATGTCAAG GCTGAGGAAGATAAGGCCGACTACATCGGTAGAATTACTGAGTTCTTTGAGGGGACTGACCACTGCCACTATTTTACCTGCCGTTGGTTCTTTCGGGCGGAGGATACG GTCATCTCATCCATAATGATGGAGAATGCTGATGATGAAAAGCATGATCTCAAGCGTGTTTTTCTTTCTGAAGAAAAGAATGACAATGTGCTTGATTGCATCATTTCAAAGGTTAAAATCGTGTATATTGATCCAAAT ATGGAATCAGAAGCCAAAGCTCGACGGTTGGCTGATTGTGATCTGTACTATGACATGTCGTACACCGTTGCTTATTCAACATTTGCTAATATCCCACTTG AAAATGGAGCATCAGGCAGTGACACTGCATCAGATATTTCTTCTGATGATGTGGATTCTTCCAAAGGCAAAGTTGTCTCTGATTCAGAGGCATCTTCAGTGGGAAAGGCTACACTCCTTGATCTGTACTCTGGTTGTGGCGGTATGTCTACTGGGCTCTGTTTGGGTGCGGCACTTGCTGGACTCAATCTTGAAACG CGATGGGCTGTTGATTTCAATAGTTTTGCGTGCGAGAGTCTCAAGTATAATCATCCAAGAACTGAG GTCCGGAATGAAAAGGCGGATGAGTTTCTTGCTCTTCTTAAGGGATGGCATAGCCTTTGTGATGAATATGTCAAGAAAGATATTGATTTCAGTTCAGCTGGTGCCTCAGAGAACGAAGAGGATGATGATGAGCCTCTTGAAAAGGATGAGTTTGTTGTGGAGAAACTAGCTGGAATCTGCTACGGTGGCAGTGGTAGAGAAGATGGCCTCTATTTCAAG GTACAATGGAAAGGCTATGGCCGTGAAGAGGACACTTGGGAGCCTATTGAGAACCTCAG GGATTGCCCATTGAAAATTAAAGAATTTGTGCAAGAAGGATACAGGAGAAAAATCTTGCCTCTTCCG GGTGATGTTGATGTCATTTGTGGTGGGCCACCATGCCAAGGAATAAGTGGTTTCAATCGGTTCAGAAACCGCAAAGAGCCACTAAAAGACGAGAAAAACAAACAGATGGTGACATTCATGGATATTGTGGCATACCTGAAGCCTAAGTATGTCCTGATGGAAAATGTTGTAGACATACTGAAGTTTGCAGATGGTTACCTTGGACGTTATGCCTTGAGCCGTCTGGTGGCTATGAAGTACCAAGCACGACTTGGAATGATGGTTGCAGGTTGTTATGGCTTGCCACAATTTAGGATGCGTGTGTTCCTCTGGGGAGCTCTTCCTACCATG GTGCTGCCAAAGTATCCGCTTCCCACTCATAATGTTGTTGTCCGTGGTGGTGCCCCAAATGCTTTTTCT CAAAGTATTGTTGCATACGATGAAACACAGAAGCCAACATTGAAAAATGCACTGCTGCTTGGCGATGCAATTTCGGATTTGCCAGAG GTAAACAACCATCAGCCTAATGAAGTGATGGAATATGGTTCTTCCCCCAAAACAGAATTCCAGCGCTATATCCGGCTTAGCCGTAAAG AAATGCTGGATAGTTCTTTTGAAGGGAAGGATGGTCCAGATCTAGGCAAGCTTTTGGATCACCAGCCCTTAAAGCTAAATAAGGATGACCATGAGCGTGTGCAGCAAATTCCAGTAAAGAAG GGAGCCAACTTCCGGGACCTGAAGGGTGTCAGGGTTGGGGCAAACAACATCGTGGAGTGGGATCCAGACGTTCCCCGTGTATATTTATCTTCTGGCAAGCCTTTG GTTCCTGACTACGCGATGTCTTTCATCAAAGGGAGATCACTGAA GCCATTTGGGCGCTTGTGGTGGGATGAGACGGTTCCTACAGTTGTGACCCGAGCAGAGCCACACAACCAG ATTATATTGCATCCGAATCAGGCGAGAGTTCTGACCGTAAGGGAGAATGCAAGGTTGCAGGGGTTCCCAGACTACTACAAGATGTTTGGCCCTATCAAAGAGAA GTATATACAAGTTGGCAATGCAGTTGCTGTACCTGTTGCTCGTGCATTGGGTTACTCCCTTGGGCTTGCATACCAGCGTGAGTCGGAGGGGAGCAGCCCTCTGTTCGTCCTGCCAGACAGCTTCACGGAAGTCGGGCGacaggcggcgccggcaagagCATCCTCTGTTGGTATCCCTGTTGGCGAGGTTGTTGAGCAATAG